Genomic window (Leptospira kanakyensis):
AGTAATTCTTTTCAGGTGAGTATTTAGAGTACATGTCCCCGCCCTATTTAGACTGGGTGGGGTTAACCACCCGCCACCCAATGGCTCCATCTACCATGAAACTTCCGTTTTGTGAATCCCATTTCCTCTATCATAATTTTTATTTCTCGAAAGTTCATATTTAAACTAAAGGAGTTCGTTTATGTATCCACGAATCAATTTAATCACCTTGGGTGTTGCCGATCTAAAACGCTCCATCGACTTCTATGAAAGGGGACTCGGTTGGAAACTTTCAAAAGAAAGCAATGATAGCGTTGCTTTTTTTCAAATTGGAGCTCTTGTTTTTGGTTTATTCGGTGAGGAGGCTTTGGCTGAAGATATCGGAATTCCATTTCAAAAACGTCAAAAGTTTTCAGGTATCACACTGGCTCAAAACCAATCCAGTGAGGCAGAAGTAGATGCCGTAATCAACAAAGTACGCGCATTAGGTGCAGAAATTCTTAAAGAACCTACAAAGGTTTTTTGGGGAGGATATAGTGCTTACTTTAAAGATTTTGATGGTCATATTTTCGAAGTGGCCTTTAATCCCTTTTTTCCTTTGAATGAAGATGGAGAAATTGTATTAAACAAATGATTCGTATTATCGTTGTTATGTTTTATTTTTTAAATGTTAATTAGGGGAAAGTATGAAACAAGCACAAATCAATAGTTTTGGTTTGGATCATTTAAAAATTGTAGAGGTCCCTGAACCTGCTAGTCCCGGTGCTACGGAAGTGCTCGTTCGGCTGCGTGCGGCTTCTTTAAACTACCGTGATTCTTTGGTTGTGGAAGGAAAATACAATCCAAAATTTCCACTTCCACTCGTTCCTTGCAGTGATGGCGCGGGGGAAGTCATCAGTATTGGCTCTGGAGTCACTGAATGGAAAGTGGGAGATCGCGTTCTTCTTACTTTCGCTCCTAAGTGGATTGCGAAAGAAGCAACTCATGCAGAAATGCGACATACCATTGGAGGCCCTTTACTAGGCACCTTACGAGAGTTCGCTTTAGTTCCAGAGACTGGCCTTGTTCGGA
Coding sequences:
- a CDS encoding VOC family protein, whose amino-acid sequence is MYPRINLITLGVADLKRSIDFYERGLGWKLSKESNDSVAFFQIGALVFGLFGEEALAEDIGIPFQKRQKFSGITLAQNQSSEAEVDAVINKVRALGAEILKEPTKVFWGGYSAYFKDFDGHIFEVAFNPFFPLNEDGEIVLNK